One genomic window of Halococcus salifodinae DSM 8989 includes the following:
- a CDS encoding thiamine pyrophosphate-binding protein, with protein MTKVSTEIVRTLERLDVEYLFGYPGGRAIELLEALAGSDIEVVRPRDEREASVMAEMYGRFHRKPGVLTGQGPWIGSIGAIGQMEARLGSSPMVAITEASERGDYSTLAPYQQARGDYGGFALPKILDGITKEWWFPRTANETLRSTQLAFKHATAGRPGPTAVILDGDAVTAEVSENDDPPTLWSPEEQTKNWESSPTATDVERAADHLANADRPVIIAGNGVHAAGAYDELEAVAETYDAVVTTSYLGKSTIAETHDLAAGVIGSFGHEGANQAVSEADTLLVAGCRLNPMDTNWQAASFIRPDEQTILHADIDTRNAGWVYPADVGLIGDAKHSLNALGEAAAAFAPGNDWARDRASDARESFRVPECESDDEPILPQRAVAAIDGIVDEDTLVTADSGNNRFWLLNYLQTPARRTYFGSGGVGGMGWAGPAAVSAAITTDRDVVSVAGDGGFTMTMTCVETAVEYGVAPTFVVLNDTSLGMVRQMDDEIPGVDFHDTDFVQVAEGFGAEGLRVRSPDDLADRLKEAKAADVPTVVDVRIDRDEEMVDALQSSFYEEVGGLHE; from the coding sequence ATGACGAAAGTTAGCACGGAGATCGTTCGAACTCTGGAACGTCTCGACGTTGAGTACCTGTTCGGCTATCCCGGTGGGCGGGCCATCGAACTCCTCGAAGCACTCGCCGGATCGGACATCGAGGTCGTCAGGCCTCGCGACGAGCGCGAGGCGAGCGTGATGGCCGAGATGTACGGCCGATTCCATCGGAAACCTGGTGTTCTCACCGGCCAGGGGCCGTGGATCGGCTCCATCGGTGCGATCGGCCAGATGGAAGCCAGGCTCGGCTCGTCGCCGATGGTGGCCATTACCGAGGCCTCAGAGCGCGGCGACTACTCGACGCTCGCGCCCTACCAGCAGGCCCGCGGCGACTATGGAGGGTTCGCGCTCCCGAAGATCCTCGACGGCATCACCAAGGAGTGGTGGTTCCCGCGGACGGCGAACGAGACCCTCCGATCCACGCAGCTCGCGTTCAAACACGCCACCGCCGGCCGGCCGGGCCCGACAGCGGTGATTCTCGACGGCGACGCCGTCACCGCCGAAGTCTCCGAGAACGATGACCCGCCCACGCTCTGGTCGCCCGAAGAACAGACGAAAAACTGGGAATCGAGCCCCACAGCGACCGACGTCGAACGCGCGGCCGACCATCTCGCGAACGCCGACCGCCCAGTCATCATCGCGGGCAACGGCGTTCACGCCGCGGGGGCCTACGACGAACTCGAAGCGGTCGCCGAGACCTACGACGCCGTGGTGACGACCTCGTATCTCGGCAAATCGACCATCGCCGAAACCCACGACCTCGCGGCGGGCGTCATCGGCTCCTTTGGCCACGAGGGCGCGAATCAGGCGGTGAGCGAGGCCGACACGCTGCTCGTGGCCGGCTGCCGGCTGAACCCGATGGACACCAATTGGCAGGCAGCATCGTTCATCCGTCCCGACGAGCAGACCATCCTCCACGCCGATATCGACACCCGGAACGCGGGCTGGGTCTACCCTGCCGACGTCGGGCTGATCGGCGACGCGAAGCACAGTCTGAACGCGCTCGGAGAGGCCGCCGCGGCGTTCGCGCCAGGCAACGACTGGGCGCGCGACCGGGCCAGCGACGCCCGCGAGTCGTTCCGGGTCCCCGAATGCGAATCGGACGACGAGCCGATCCTGCCCCAGCGCGCGGTCGCGGCGATCGACGGGATCGTGGACGAGGATACCCTCGTGACCGCGGACTCGGGCAACAACCGGTTTTGGTTGCTCAACTACCTCCAAACGCCCGCCCGGCGGACCTACTTCGGCAGCGGCGGCGTCGGCGGAATGGGGTGGGCCGGCCCCGCAGCGGTCTCGGCGGCGATCACCACCGACAGGGACGTGGTCTCGGTCGCGGGCGACGGCGGCTTCACGATGACGATGACCTGCGTCGAGACCGCGGTCGAGTACGGCGTCGCGCCGACGTTCGTGGTGCTCAACGACACCAGTTTGGGGATGGTGCGCCAGATGGACGACGAGATTCCTGGCGTCGACTTCCACGACACCGACTTCGTTCAGGTCGCCGAGGGGTTCGGGGCCGAGGGACTCCGCGTCCGCTCGCCCGATGACCTCGCGGATCGGCTCAAGGAGGCAAAGGCGGCCGACGTGCCCACCGTG